The Sphingobium sp. BYY-5 genome contains a region encoding:
- a CDS encoding glycosyltransferase family 4 protein: MKVAMLDPSLFTGRYDDSLCAALAGQGAQVTLLGRPMRTTDAITPQGYSYLPHFFRCSEALRARIGEGRAFRLAKAAEYGLACALGDLAPLTATDLVHVQWLPLAPADGLMLKRLKGHTALVHTVHNADAYHADAGLQGRGYRALLDLFDALVVHGDTTRDALVGQGIDPARIHVTPHPPMRLATATPEELVAIPAPAIPRLLFFGTIRPYKGVDLLIEACLQLWRAGQRFELALAGKPFMDVAPLIDAVAQAGFADRIITDFGFLTEGRLDAHMARADMLIFPYRHIDSSGAFLSALHHGKAMVTSDAGMFGQLPDGVAVRTPAGNAPALARALLPLIESTAIRQDYGARARSYGEEMGSWKDMAVATIGIYETVLAARA, from the coding sequence ATGAAGGTTGCGATGCTCGATCCGTCGCTCTTCACCGGGCGCTATGACGACAGCCTGTGCGCGGCGCTGGCGGGGCAGGGTGCGCAAGTGACGCTGCTCGGCCGGCCGATGCGCACGACCGACGCCATCACGCCGCAGGGCTACAGCTACCTCCCCCATTTCTTCCGCTGCAGCGAAGCGTTGCGCGCCCGGATCGGGGAAGGACGCGCCTTCCGCCTCGCCAAGGCGGCGGAATATGGCCTTGCCTGCGCGCTGGGCGACCTTGCGCCGTTGACCGCCACCGATCTGGTCCATGTCCAGTGGCTGCCGCTCGCCCCGGCCGACGGACTGATGCTCAAGCGATTGAAGGGGCATACGGCGCTGGTCCACACCGTCCATAATGCCGATGCCTATCATGCCGATGCGGGATTGCAGGGGCGCGGTTATCGGGCCTTGCTCGACCTGTTCGATGCGCTGGTCGTGCATGGCGACACGACGCGCGACGCGCTGGTCGGGCAGGGGATCGATCCGGCGCGCATCCATGTGACGCCCCATCCGCCGATGCGCCTCGCCACCGCCACGCCCGAAGAGCTTGTCGCCATTCCGGCCCCGGCCATTCCGCGCCTGCTCTTCTTCGGCACGATCCGTCCTTACAAGGGCGTTGACCTGCTTATAGAGGCCTGCCTCCAGCTCTGGCGCGCCGGGCAGCGGTTCGAACTGGCGCTGGCGGGCAAGCCCTTCATGGATGTCGCGCCCCTGATCGATGCGGTAGCGCAGGCCGGTTTCGCCGATCGCATCATCACCGATTTCGGTTTCCTGACCGAAGGGCGGCTCGACGCCCATATGGCGCGGGCGGACATGCTGATCTTCCCCTATCGCCATATCGATTCGAGCGGCGCCTTCCTGTCGGCGCTGCACCATGGCAAGGCGATGGTGACGTCGGACGCGGGCATGTTCGGCCAGTTGCCGGATGGCGTGGCGGTGAGGACGCCGGCGGGAAATGCGCCCGCGTTGGCCCGAGCCCTCTTGCCGCTGATCGAAAGCACGGCCATCAGGCAGGACTATGGCGCGCGCGCGCGCAGCTATGGCGAAGAAATGGGGTCTTGGAAGGATATGGCGGTGGCGACGATCGGCATCTACGAAACCGTGCTGGCCGCGCGCGCATGA
- a CDS encoding glycosyltransferase family 2 protein: MATNLILAAVLLLCLVAVAWPFLFYPLILRLLPTRPEQPAGGPLSSASLLFCAYNEADSMAEKLANLAMLRRRHPTLEFLAFDDGSSDGTGDLIERYGDLVTLVRGPGRSGKAHGMKQLAARARGDVLIFTDANVLLDEEAVERLLARYADPQVGGVLGSLHYIGADESATASVGSLYWRLEEKLKDEESRTGNVLGADGSIFSIRRALYPDFPDSVLDDLTVSMAVIFAGRRLIKAKDVIARERLVTARKDEYRRKVRIAARAWHTHRHLAPQLRKMAAIDRFKYGSRKIIRWFGGVIILIGALAAGVLAMRISPMLYLAGALAVAFGVWIGVRSKSGPFAALVDVLIAYAATIQGVARAMSGRTVTTWNPAKSR, from the coding sequence GTGGCGACCAACCTGATCCTGGCCGCCGTCCTGCTGCTCTGCCTGGTGGCCGTGGCGTGGCCCTTCCTCTTCTACCCGCTGATCCTGCGCCTGCTGCCGACCCGGCCGGAACAGCCGGCCGGAGGGCCGCTGTCCAGCGCTTCGCTGCTCTTCTGCGCATACAACGAAGCGGACAGCATGGCGGAGAAGCTGGCCAACCTCGCCATGCTGCGCCGTCGCCACCCCACGCTGGAGTTTCTGGCGTTTGACGACGGCTCATCCGATGGCACCGGCGACCTGATCGAACGGTACGGCGACCTCGTGACCCTGGTGCGCGGCCCCGGCCGCAGCGGCAAGGCGCATGGGATGAAACAACTCGCCGCCCGTGCGCGGGGCGATGTCCTGATCTTCACCGACGCCAACGTGCTGCTGGATGAGGAAGCGGTCGAACGGCTGCTCGCCCGCTATGCGGACCCGCAAGTGGGCGGTGTGCTCGGCTCGCTCCACTACATCGGCGCGGATGAGTCCGCGACCGCCTCGGTCGGCTCGCTCTACTGGCGGTTGGAGGAAAAGCTGAAGGACGAGGAATCGCGCACCGGCAATGTGCTGGGCGCGGATGGCTCGATCTTCTCGATCCGGCGCGCGCTCTATCCCGATTTCCCCGATAGCGTTCTGGACGACCTCACCGTCTCCATGGCGGTGATCTTCGCGGGCAGGCGCCTTATCAAGGCGAAGGACGTGATCGCCCGCGAACGGCTCGTGACCGCGCGCAAGGATGAATATCGGCGCAAGGTGCGGATCGCCGCGCGCGCCTGGCACACGCACCGCCATTTGGCCCCGCAACTGCGGAAGATGGCCGCGATCGACCGCTTCAAATATGGATCGCGCAAGATCATCCGCTGGTTCGGCGGCGTCATCATCCTGATCGGCGCGCTTGCGGCCGGCGTGCTCGCCATGCGGATTTCGCCGATGCTCTATCTTGCCGGTGCGCTGGCTGTCGCTTTCGGTGTCTGGATCGGCGTCCGTTCGAAAAGCGGGCCGTTCGCCGCGCTGGTCGACGTGCTGATCGCCTATGCTGCCACGATACAGGGGGTGGCGAGGGCGATGAGCGGACGCACCGTCACGACATGGAACCCGGCCAAGTCGCGCTGA
- a CDS encoding FkbM family methyltransferase, translated as MNRYLRELADRKLALRLALSGRVHQYPEIQALRRFLSAFAVDCLFDVGANRGQYATMVRMDAGYKGLILSFEPNPDVFAELEKKAASDRNWHVFNMALSDFDGVASFNIMAADQFSSLKSPSDAQDAIFADRNKVTKTVEMQCRRLDTLLPELMAQHGFARPFLKMDTQGHDLSVCEGAGDTLARMLGVQTELGVRPIYEGGTGYRAMIDWLEAHGFIPSAFFANNKGHFPLLVEMDGIFVNRTLVEN; from the coding sequence ATGAACCGCTATCTGCGCGAACTGGCCGATCGCAAGCTGGCGCTGCGCCTCGCCTTGTCCGGCCGCGTCCATCAATATCCCGAAATCCAGGCGCTGAGGCGCTTCCTGTCGGCCTTCGCGGTCGACTGCCTGTTCGACGTTGGCGCCAATCGCGGCCAATATGCGACCATGGTGCGCATGGATGCGGGCTATAAGGGGCTGATCCTCTCCTTCGAGCCCAATCCCGATGTGTTCGCCGAACTGGAAAAGAAGGCCGCTTCCGACCGCAACTGGCATGTCTTCAACATGGCGCTGTCCGATTTCGATGGCGTCGCCAGCTTCAACATCATGGCTGCTGACCAGTTCAGTTCCTTGAAAAGCCCGTCCGATGCGCAAGACGCCATCTTCGCCGATCGCAACAAGGTGACGAAGACGGTGGAGATGCAGTGCCGTCGGCTCGATACGCTGCTGCCTGAACTCATGGCGCAGCATGGCTTTGCGCGTCCCTTCCTCAAGATGGATACGCAGGGCCACGACCTGTCGGTCTGTGAGGGCGCTGGCGACACGCTGGCCAGGATGCTGGGCGTGCAGACCGAACTGGGCGTGCGGCCCATTTATGAAGGCGGCACCGGCTATCGCGCGATGATCGACTGGCTGGAGGCGCACGGCTTCATCCCCTCGGCCTTCTTCGCCAACAATAAGGGGCATTTCCCGTTGCTGGTGGAAATGGACGGTATTTTCGTCAACCGGACGCTGGTCGAGAACTGA
- a CDS encoding MFS transporter — translation MAGHISARRLFLAGAIGLGLWLGATFLWHVTYRQGISLAVILLLDQDFPALLGSLLLLTLAAPWAEGKGFALPRPTARIVVPLILLLGIAAWAGHYALFQDYAISRDEEVARFAAAYMREGLFARPIPIEWEPYRRAIMPEFFSPFGAADYWTAAYLPVNSAIQAIFWQLGDPNLAGPVLLMAGLFALWRVALHLMPDRPDAVWVTMLLGFSSSQLWVTAMTPYAMTGHFALNMIWLALVLRGGWAGHLTAGVVALIAAGLHQWHFPPIFIAPFILWMLLARRWTVAAFHALTLVAIVIVWAKLWPGFLLHALGAPTDVRPSAGVADKVGSLFQRLGDRWQPLVNLSRYIAWNNILMVPLAMLGMAAMRWRSMIRGREIALPLALGCVVGSLLALAQGYGWGFRYAHGFIGPFCLLAGLGWAHFRPEGAMRPVFIGLAITALASSFLVWRTYEFVAPYAASHKLIDSSEADVVLVDPRGGLYVTDLVRGRNGVPGKPMVMNLGMLTLEQVDTLCASYVVELFDRAEFRPLGVPLARWNLGRMDALRAHMKDVGCDKPVQPPLPETFEDALSTADNAM, via the coding sequence ATGGCTGGTCATATTTCCGCGCGCCGCCTGTTCCTGGCGGGGGCGATCGGCCTGGGGTTGTGGCTGGGCGCGACCTTCCTTTGGCATGTGACCTATCGTCAGGGCATCAGCCTGGCGGTCATCCTGTTACTGGACCAGGATTTTCCGGCGCTGCTCGGTTCCTTGCTGCTGCTGACTCTGGCTGCGCCCTGGGCGGAGGGGAAGGGGTTCGCGCTTCCCAGGCCGACTGCGCGGATCGTGGTGCCGCTGATCCTGCTGCTGGGAATTGCCGCCTGGGCGGGGCATTACGCCCTGTTCCAGGATTATGCGATCAGCCGCGATGAGGAAGTGGCGCGCTTCGCCGCCGCCTATATGCGCGAGGGGCTGTTCGCCCGGCCGATACCGATCGAATGGGAACCCTATCGCCGGGCGATCATGCCCGAATTCTTCTCCCCCTTCGGCGCGGCGGATTATTGGACGGCGGCCTATCTGCCGGTGAACAGCGCCATCCAGGCGATCTTCTGGCAATTGGGCGATCCCAATCTTGCCGGGCCGGTGCTGCTGATGGCGGGGCTGTTCGCGCTGTGGCGGGTGGCGCTGCACCTGATGCCTGATCGGCCGGACGCCGTGTGGGTGACGATGCTGCTGGGCTTTTCGTCCAGCCAGCTCTGGGTCACGGCCATGACTCCCTATGCGATGACCGGCCATTTCGCGCTCAACATGATCTGGCTGGCGCTGGTGCTGCGCGGAGGATGGGCCGGCCATCTGACCGCGGGCGTGGTGGCGCTGATCGCCGCGGGCCTGCACCAATGGCATTTCCCGCCCATCTTCATCGCGCCCTTCATCCTTTGGATGCTGCTGGCGCGGCGCTGGACGGTGGCGGCTTTCCATGCGCTGACGCTGGTCGCGATCGTCATCGTCTGGGCCAAGCTCTGGCCCGGCTTTCTGCTCCATGCGCTGGGCGCGCCGACCGATGTTCGCCCCTCGGCCGGTGTCGCCGACAAGGTGGGCAGCCTGTTCCAGCGCCTGGGCGACCGCTGGCAACCGCTCGTCAATTTGAGCCGCTACATCGCCTGGAACAATATATTGATGGTGCCGCTCGCCATGCTGGGGATGGCGGCGATGCGCTGGCGCAGCATGATCCGGGGACGGGAAATCGCCCTGCCGTTGGCGCTGGGATGCGTCGTCGGCAGCCTGCTCGCGCTGGCGCAGGGCTATGGTTGGGGCTTCCGCTACGCCCATGGCTTCATCGGTCCCTTCTGCCTGCTTGCGGGGCTTGGCTGGGCGCATTTCCGGCCCGAAGGCGCGATGCGGCCGGTCTTCATCGGTCTGGCCATCACCGCCCTGGCGAGCAGCTTTCTGGTCTGGCGTACCTATGAGTTCGTGGCGCCCTATGCGGCGAGCCACAAGCTGATCGATTCGAGCGAGGCCGATGTCGTGCTGGTCGATCCGCGCGGCGGTCTCTACGTCACCGATCTGGTACGCGGGCGCAATGGTGTGCCGGGCAAGCCGATGGTGATGAACCTGGGCATGTTGACGCTGGAGCAGGTGGATACGCTGTGCGCTTCCTATGTGGTCGAACTGTTCGACCGCGCCGAGTTCCGCCCGCTGGGCGTGCCGTTGGCGCGCTGGAACCTTGGTCGCATGGACGCGCTGCGCGCGCATATGAAGGATGTGGGCTGCGACAAACCGGTCCAGCCGCCGCTGCCCGAAACCTTCGAAGATGCGCTGAGCACCGCCGACAACGCGATGTAG
- a CDS encoding XrtA/PEP-CTERM system amidotransferase encodes MCGIAGIFHLETAKPVDPARVRAMLDVMPHRGPDGSGIWTAPGVGLGHLRLSIIDLAGGAQPMLTEDESLAVVFNGEIYNFAEVRGELDAKGHVFRTDSDTEVILHGYRQWGEDCVSHFNGMFAFALFDARAQSLWLARDRLGVKPLHYALLSDGSLIFGSELKSLLAHPLLRRAPDLSAVEDYMAYGYVPDDACLVAGVRKLGAGETLRLVRGRPLPQPQRYWDVSFADRSKAKPEVLEEELVALMRQAVRSRMVADVPLGAFLSGGVDSSSVVALMAEASTQAVKTCTIGFDVASLDETAYADRVARRFATDHRSRIVSPDDYGLIDTLAFHFDEPFADASALPTYRVCELAREQVTVALSGDGADEAFAGYRRHRFQMQGERLRALIPASVRQPVFGTLGRHYPKADWAPRFLRAKSTFLELAGEGGEAYANSVGVTPHALRQRLFSQEMKGRLGAYRAEDRYIKAMADAPARDPIDRAQYADIRFWLPGDILTKTDRMSMAVSLEAREPLLDYRLVEFAARLPVAQRIRGNSGKYIVKKAMEPFLPQDILYRQKMGFVTPISAWFRGALAGEATAIAGGSALAKTGWFDTKMLARVAADHRAGVSDHGRLLWQLLMLDKALARLFGV; translated from the coding sequence ATGTGCGGCATAGCGGGCATCTTCCATCTCGAAACGGCCAAGCCGGTCGATCCCGCGCGGGTGCGCGCCATGCTGGACGTGATGCCGCATCGCGGCCCGGACGGCAGCGGCATCTGGACCGCGCCGGGCGTGGGGCTGGGCCATCTGCGCCTGTCGATCATCGACCTCGCCGGCGGCGCGCAGCCGATGCTGACCGAGGATGAGAGCCTCGCGGTCGTCTTCAACGGCGAAATCTATAATTTCGCGGAAGTGCGTGGCGAGTTGGATGCCAAGGGTCATGTCTTCCGCACAGACAGCGACACCGAAGTCATTCTCCATGGCTATCGCCAGTGGGGGGAGGATTGCGTCAGCCATTTCAATGGTATGTTCGCCTTCGCCTTGTTCGACGCGCGCGCGCAATCGCTGTGGCTGGCGCGCGACCGGCTGGGAGTGAAGCCGCTTCATTATGCGCTGCTCTCCGACGGCAGCCTGATCTTCGGATCGGAACTCAAGAGCCTGCTCGCCCATCCGTTGCTGCGCCGCGCGCCGGACCTGTCGGCGGTCGAGGATTATATGGCCTATGGCTATGTTCCCGACGACGCCTGCCTGGTGGCGGGCGTGCGCAAGCTGGGCGCGGGGGAAACGCTGCGGCTGGTGCGCGGGCGGCCTCTGCCGCAGCCGCAACGCTATTGGGACGTCAGTTTCGCCGATCGCAGCAAGGCGAAGCCAGAGGTACTGGAGGAGGAACTGGTCGCCCTGATGCGGCAGGCGGTCCGATCCCGCATGGTGGCGGACGTGCCGCTCGGCGCGTTCCTGTCGGGGGGCGTGGACAGTAGCAGCGTCGTCGCGCTGATGGCCGAAGCGTCGACCCAGGCGGTCAAGACCTGCACCATCGGCTTCGACGTCGCCAGCCTGGACGAAACCGCCTATGCGGATCGCGTCGCCCGCCGCTTCGCCACCGACCATCGCAGCCGGATCGTGTCGCCCGACGATTATGGCCTGATCGACACGCTGGCCTTCCATTTCGACGAGCCGTTTGCCGATGCGTCCGCGCTGCCCACCTACCGGGTGTGCGAACTGGCGCGTGAGCAGGTGACGGTGGCGCTGTCGGGCGACGGCGCGGATGAGGCGTTTGCAGGCTATCGCCGCCACCGTTTTCAGATGCAGGGCGAACGGCTGCGTGCCCTGATCCCCGCGTCGGTGCGCCAGCCTGTGTTCGGGACGCTCGGCCGCCATTATCCCAAGGCCGACTGGGCGCCGCGTTTTCTACGCGCCAAATCGACTTTCCTGGAACTGGCGGGCGAGGGAGGCGAGGCCTATGCCAACTCGGTGGGGGTGACGCCCCATGCCTTGCGTCAGCGCTTGTTCAGCCAGGAGATGAAGGGGCGCCTGGGCGCATACCGGGCCGAGGATCGCTATATCAAGGCGATGGCGGATGCGCCCGCGCGCGATCCGATCGACCGGGCGCAATATGCCGATATCCGTTTCTGGCTGCCGGGCGACATTCTGACCAAGACCGACCGGATGAGCATGGCCGTCAGCCTGGAAGCGCGCGAGCCTTTGCTCGACTATCGGCTGGTGGAGTTTGCCGCGCGCCTGCCGGTCGCCCAGCGCATTCGCGGCAATAGCGGCAAATATATCGTCAAGAAGGCGATGGAGCCGTTCCTGCCGCAGGATATTCTCTATCGCCAGAAAATGGGCTTCGTGACCCCGATCAGCGCCTGGTTCCGTGGCGCGCTGGCGGGGGAGGCGACGGCCATCGCGGGCGGATCGGCGCTGGCGAAAACCGGCTGGTTCGACACCAAGATGTTGGCCAGGGTCGCGGCGGACCATCGTGCGGGCGTGTCCGATCATGGCCGGCTGCTTTGGCAATTGCTGATGCTGGACAAGGCGCTGGCGCGGTTGTTTGGAGTGTGA
- a CDS encoding exopolysaccharide biosynthesis polyprenyl glycosylphosphotransferase, producing the protein MTVSKEIVRLRLYALCLAGDMAGLFCAFLAANYFVLGALWGEPGKPHGLVMFAMVAPLYALLAVQGGAYGINTLDRVRRGIFRALLALAQAALLMLLIVYLGKIAEQLSRLTFLAGLLLGALALALVRLAVARLAVRLLGDVPHLTAVIMDGVVIETGPHMEIIQADAADLRPERHDADMAARLAAAVGMAERVIVACPFERMDDWSAALKSLSARGEIVVPELLRFAPARVDEFDGQPTIIVAGGPLQFRDRLIKRLFDLIVASIATLLLSPILIAAALAVKLTSPGPVLFRQPRIGKDGRPFSIYKFRSMRSEASDHKAATLTRRDDDRVTRVGAFLRKTSIDELPQLFNVLKGDMSIVGPRPHAAAAKAGDSLYWEVDARYWERHCIKPGMTGLAQVRGHRGATDHHQDLIDRLRSDLEYVSDWSIWRDLRIIVATLGVLVHHKAY; encoded by the coding sequence GTGACAGTCTCCAAGGAAATCGTGCGGCTGCGCCTCTATGCGCTGTGTCTCGCGGGGGACATGGCCGGGCTGTTCTGCGCCTTCCTGGCCGCCAATTATTTCGTGCTGGGCGCGCTCTGGGGCGAGCCGGGCAAGCCGCACGGCCTGGTGATGTTCGCCATGGTCGCGCCGCTCTATGCGTTGCTCGCGGTGCAGGGCGGCGCCTATGGCATCAACACGCTCGACCGCGTGCGGCGCGGTATTTTCCGCGCGCTGCTGGCGCTGGCGCAGGCGGCGCTGCTGATGCTGCTGATCGTCTATCTGGGCAAGATCGCCGAGCAGCTTTCCCGTCTGACCTTCCTTGCCGGGCTGCTGCTGGGCGCGCTGGCGCTGGCGCTGGTCCGCCTGGCCGTCGCGCGGCTGGCGGTGCGCCTGCTGGGCGATGTGCCGCACCTCACCGCTGTCATCATGGATGGCGTTGTCATCGAAACCGGCCCGCATATGGAGATCATCCAGGCCGACGCCGCTGACCTTCGCCCCGAACGGCATGATGCGGACATGGCGGCCCGGCTGGCGGCGGCGGTCGGCATGGCCGAACGGGTGATCGTCGCCTGTCCGTTTGAGCGGATGGACGACTGGTCGGCGGCGCTCAAGTCGCTGTCGGCCCGTGGGGAAATCGTCGTTCCCGAACTGCTGCGCTTCGCGCCGGCGCGGGTGGATGAATTTGACGGCCAGCCGACTATCATCGTGGCGGGCGGTCCGCTCCAGTTTCGCGATCGCCTCATCAAGCGCTTGTTCGACCTGATCGTCGCCAGCATCGCAACCCTGTTGCTGTCGCCGATTCTGATCGCCGCCGCGCTGGCGGTGAAGCTGACCAGCCCCGGCCCGGTGCTGTTCCGCCAGCCGCGCATCGGCAAGGATGGGCGCCCCTTTTCCATCTACAAATTCCGTTCGATGCGCAGCGAGGCAAGCGACCATAAGGCGGCGACCCTCACCCGGCGCGACGACGACCGGGTGACGCGCGTCGGCGCCTTCCTGCGCAAGACCAGCATCGACGAACTGCCGCAGCTCTTCAACGTGCTGAAGGGCGATATGAGCATCGTCGGCCCGCGCCCGCACGCCGCCGCCGCCAAGGCGGGCGACAGCCTCTATTGGGAGGTCGACGCCCGCTATTGGGAACGGCATTGCATCAAGCCGGGCATGACCGGCCTTGCCCAGGTGCGCGGCCATCGCGGCGCGACCGATCATCATCAGGATCTGATCGATCGCCTGCGGTCCGACCTGGAATATGTTAGCGACTGGTCGATCTGGCGCGACCTGCGGATCATCGTCGCAACTCTGGGCGTGCTCGTCCATCACAAGGCCTATTGA
- a CDS encoding methyltransferase domain-containing protein — MITVQRVTKVAGKYLTRAALKLRKALGARATRGCSACGANVIGFFRYGDNGEWGCPECGASPRERLMNWLIEQGRLQVPTTGAVLHMAPNETSLVRRFSAAADYVPADLDPARYNTPNMRRVDLMELADTDRYDIFYASHVMEHVPDDRAVLRNIHRALKPGGEAWLIVPLWDKSTEDGSFDIPPRERERRFGQWDHVRQYGPDFADRIRAAGFDLEEVDVSSIDVVPRHFYALEDRLFRARKPVEVAPR; from the coding sequence GTGATTACTGTCCAGCGGGTGACGAAGGTCGCCGGCAAGTATCTGACCAGGGCGGCGCTCAAGCTCCGCAAGGCGCTGGGCGCGCGGGCGACACGCGGCTGCTCTGCTTGCGGCGCGAACGTCATCGGTTTCTTCCGCTATGGCGACAATGGTGAATGGGGCTGCCCCGAATGCGGCGCGTCGCCGCGCGAACGGCTGATGAACTGGCTGATCGAGCAGGGCAGGCTCCAGGTGCCGACGACAGGGGCCGTCCTGCACATGGCGCCCAATGAAACGAGCCTCGTGCGCCGTTTCTCCGCCGCCGCCGATTATGTCCCCGCCGATCTGGACCCGGCCCGCTACAACACGCCCAACATGCGCCGCGTCGACCTGATGGAGTTGGCGGACACGGATCGTTACGACATCTTCTACGCCAGCCATGTGATGGAACATGTCCCCGACGACAGGGCAGTGCTGCGCAACATCCACCGCGCGCTTAAACCGGGCGGCGAGGCGTGGCTGATCGTCCCATTATGGGACAAGTCGACCGAGGATGGCAGCTTCGACATCCCCCCGCGTGAACGCGAGCGTCGTTTCGGCCAGTGGGACCATGTGCGTCAGTACGGCCCCGATTTCGCCGATCGCATCCGTGCCGCGGGATTTGATCTGGAGGAGGTTGACGTGTCCTCGATCGATGTCGTCCCGCGCCATTTCTACGCGCTGGAGGACCGGCTGTTCCGCGCCCGCAAGCCGGTAGAGGTCGCTCCGCGGTGA
- the xrtA gene encoding exosortase A has product MTDRALTPARLPLVDLTGWRGHLIALGVVAFAILSLFFDDVWSMVSIWWNASTFGHCLFIPFLIAWLVQQRLGGLRQLQPVAWAPGLLWLGAGAFAWLLGAAAGVAMVRHGALVVMLQGATIALLGPAVARALLFPLFYAFFMVPFGEEIVPPLQLVTARLSMLLLDLSGVPAHMEGIFITTPTGYFEVAEACSGAKFLIAMTAYGALVCNVCFKSWPRRILFMTGALGLSVLANGVRAFATILVAHLTTVDAAVGFDHVVYGWVFFAIIMIVVMATAWPFFDRKPGDPWFDPHALQREGEGGGPAGKVVGGALALVIAAPLWLAATAAAADPLPPMLSMPAINGWSRTDDRQAYPWKPRFDGADHFVTGRYRNGRGQVVDLAIASFARQDEGRELVGFGQGAADPDSAWVWSSPARAPSDARGEQITAPGPVVRHVVSFYIVGGGAPTGSRPAVKLATMKARLLGRDQRAIAILVSAEEGEDHPADAAIAAFLTDLGDVQLLADRSIGIRR; this is encoded by the coding sequence ATGACGGACCGTGCGCTGACGCCCGCTCGCTTGCCGCTGGTCGACCTGACCGGCTGGCGCGGCCATCTCATTGCGCTGGGCGTGGTGGCCTTCGCCATCCTGTCGCTCTTCTTCGACGATGTCTGGTCCATGGTGTCGATCTGGTGGAACGCCTCCACTTTCGGCCATTGCCTGTTCATTCCCTTCCTGATCGCCTGGCTGGTGCAGCAGCGCCTGGGCGGTCTGCGGCAATTGCAGCCAGTGGCCTGGGCGCCGGGCCTGCTGTGGCTGGGGGCGGGGGCCTTCGCCTGGTTGCTGGGCGCGGCGGCGGGGGTGGCGATGGTGCGCCACGGTGCGCTGGTCGTGATGCTTCAGGGCGCGACGATCGCGCTGCTCGGCCCGGCGGTCGCCCGTGCGCTGCTCTTCCCCCTCTTCTATGCCTTCTTCATGGTTCCCTTCGGGGAGGAGATCGTCCCGCCACTGCAACTGGTGACGGCGCGGCTTTCCATGCTGCTGCTCGACCTGTCGGGCGTGCCCGCGCATATGGAGGGCATCTTCATCACCACGCCGACGGGTTATTTCGAGGTGGCCGAAGCCTGTTCCGGCGCGAAGTTCCTGATCGCCATGACCGCCTATGGCGCGCTCGTCTGCAATGTCTGCTTCAAGAGCTGGCCGCGCCGTATCCTCTTCATGACCGGCGCATTGGGACTGTCCGTCCTGGCCAATGGCGTGCGCGCTTTCGCCACCATCCTCGTCGCGCACCTGACCACGGTCGACGCGGCGGTCGGCTTCGACCATGTCGTCTATGGCTGGGTCTTCTTCGCGATCATCATGATCGTCGTCATGGCGACAGCCTGGCCCTTTTTCGACCGCAAGCCCGGCGATCCCTGGTTCGACCCGCACGCCTTGCAACGGGAAGGGGAAGGCGGCGGTCCGGCGGGCAAGGTGGTGGGCGGCGCGCTGGCGCTGGTCATCGCCGCGCCGCTCTGGCTTGCTGCAACGGCTGCTGCTGCCGATCCGCTGCCGCCCATGCTGTCCATGCCGGCGATCAATGGCTGGAGCCGCACCGACGATCGTCAGGCCTATCCCTGGAAGCCGCGTTTCGACGGCGCGGATCATTTCGTCACCGGTCGCTATCGCAACGGGCGCGGGCAGGTGGTGGATCTCGCCATCGCCAGCTTTGCGCGGCAGGATGAGGGCCGCGAACTGGTCGGTTTCGGCCAGGGCGCGGCCGATCCCGACAGTGCATGGGTCTGGTCTTCGCCCGCGCGCGCGCCATCCGACGCGCGCGGCGAGCAGATCACCGCCCCCGGCCCGGTGGTGCGTCATGTGGTGAGCTTCTATATCGTGGGCGGCGGAGCGCCGACCGGCAGCAGGCCGGCGGTGAAGCTGGCGACGATGAAGGCGCGCCTGCTGGGCCGTGACCAGCGCGCCATCGCCATATTGGTGTCGGCTGAGGAAGGGGAGGACCATCCCGCCGACGCTGCCATTGCCGCTTTCCTCACCGATCTGGGAGATGTGCAGCTTTTGGCTGACCGCAGCATCGGCATCCGGCGATAA